The Desmonostoc muscorum LEGE 12446 genome includes a region encoding these proteins:
- a CDS encoding RNA recognition motif domain-containing protein: MTIYVGNLSYRATEADLRAVFADYGEVKRVVLPTDRETGRLRGFAFVDMNEDAQEDAAITELDGAEWMGRQLRVNKAKPREDNPRGSWSKKQDF, from the coding sequence ATGACTATTTACGTTGGAAATCTTTCCTACCGCGCTACTGAAGCAGACTTAAGAGCAGTGTTTGCAGACTACGGCGAGGTCAAAAGAGTTGTTTTGCCTACTGACCGCGAAACAGGGCGACTGCGGGGCTTTGCCTTTGTTGATATGAATGAAGACGCTCAAGAGGACGCAGCCATCACAGAATTAGATGGTGCAGAATGGATGGGTCGTCAACTGAGAGTTAACAAAGCTAAACCACGAGAGGATAATCCACGAGGTAGCTGGTCAAAGAAACAAGATTTTTAA
- a CDS encoding pyridoxal phosphate-dependent aminotransferase translates to MESLTSRMQAIQSPIIPVVGELIKNSPGTISLGQGVVHYSPPPEAIEFLPKFLADSANHLYKSVEGIPPLVTALAGKLQAFNGIEINGENCIVVTAGSNMGFMNAILAITNPGDEIILNTPYYFNHEMAIAMTGCRPVLVETDENYQLRPQAIAQAITPKTRAVVTISPNNPTGVVYGETTLHQVNEICRTHNIYHISDEAYEYFTYDGVKHISPARFAGSSKYTISLYSLSKAYGFASWRIGYMVIPQHLLGAVKKVQDTILICPPVISQYAALGALQAKEEYLKENIGAITQVRKLVLNSLNRLQSLCTITPANGAFYFFLKVHTQMDAFELVKRLIEEYKVAVIPGTTFGINNGCYLRVAYGALQQETAKEGIERLVQGLQNIVKS, encoded by the coding sequence ATGGAATCCCTAACCTCTCGTATGCAAGCGATACAATCGCCGATTATTCCTGTGGTTGGGGAACTAATCAAAAATTCTCCTGGAACAATCTCTTTAGGACAAGGTGTTGTTCATTACAGTCCCCCACCTGAAGCAATAGAGTTTTTACCAAAATTCCTCGCCGATTCTGCTAATCATCTGTACAAATCAGTTGAAGGAATTCCCCCATTGGTGACAGCACTTGCAGGAAAATTGCAAGCCTTCAATGGTATTGAAATTAATGGGGAAAACTGCATCGTCGTGACAGCGGGAAGCAATATGGGATTTATGAATGCCATTCTTGCAATCACCAACCCAGGCGATGAAATTATTCTGAATACGCCGTACTATTTCAACCACGAAATGGCGATCGCAATGACTGGTTGTCGTCCGGTGTTAGTAGAGACGGATGAAAATTACCAACTGCGTCCACAGGCGATCGCTCAAGCAATAACTCCTAAAACACGGGCTGTGGTGACAATTTCACCAAATAATCCCACTGGGGTTGTCTATGGTGAAACAACCTTGCACCAGGTAAATGAAATCTGTAGGACTCACAACATTTATCACATCAGCGATGAAGCCTATGAATACTTTACCTACGATGGGGTAAAACACATCTCACCTGCTAGATTTGCTGGTAGTAGCAAGTACACCATTTCTCTCTACAGCCTTTCCAAAGCCTACGGTTTTGCAAGTTGGCGCATTGGCTACATGGTGATTCCTCAACACTTGCTTGGCGCCGTCAAAAAAGTCCAGGATACAATTTTAATTTGTCCACCAGTAATTTCCCAATATGCAGCCTTAGGAGCATTGCAGGCAAAAGAAGAGTATTTGAAGGAAAATATTGGAGCGATTACCCAAGTACGCAAACTAGTGCTAAACTCCTTGAACCGTCTCCAAAGTTTATGTACCATTACACCCGCCAATGGCGCTTTTTATTTTTTCCTCAAAGTTCACACCCAAATGGATGCTTTTGAATTAGTTAAAAGACTCATCGAAGAATATAAAGTAGCAGTTATTCCAGGTACAACCTTTGGTATAAATAATGGATGTTATCTGCGCGTTGCTTATGGTGCGCTACAACAAGAGACCGCAAAAGAAGGTATAGAAAGATTAGTACAAGGTTTGCAAAATATAGTTAAGAGTTAA
- a CDS encoding secondary thiamine-phosphate synthase enzyme YjbQ has protein sequence MPIINKLIEIQTEPKINIHNITPQIQELIISTSIKNGQVLVFSRHTTTALAINENEVRLLEDIKVFLQKLAPESDRYLHNDLHLRDVPEDEPINAHSHLMAMMLTTSEIIPIVDGKLALGTWQSVLFFELDGPRKRTVFVQISGE, from the coding sequence ATGCCAATTATTAATAAATTAATTGAAATTCAAACTGAACCCAAAATTAATATTCATAATATAACGCCACAAATTCAAGAGTTGATTATTTCAACATCAATCAAGAATGGACAAGTTTTAGTATTTTCTCGACACACTACAACAGCTTTAGCTATCAACGAAAATGAAGTCAGATTGCTAGAAGATATAAAAGTTTTCTTGCAAAAATTAGCGCCTGAATCAGACCGCTATTTGCATAATGACTTGCATTTGAGAGATGTTCCAGAAGATGAACCGATTAATGCTCACTCTCATTTGATGGCAATGATGCTCACCACTAGTGAAATAATTCCCATTGTGGATGGTAAATTAGCTTTGGGAACCTGGCAATCTGTGTTGTTTTTTGAGTTGGATGGCCCGCGGAAAAGAACAGTATTTGTACAAATTTCTGGTGAATAA
- a CDS encoding quinone-dependent dihydroorotate dehydrogenase, translating into MDIYQVGIRPLLFNLVKADPEWLHQQTIRSFNWLLETGTYPPASWVNHRLQKSLCLYDSRLEQNLFGLKFPNPVGLAAGFDKDGVAASIWSSLGFGFAELGTVTFHPQPGNPRPRLFRLPLDKAALNRMGFNNNGAAAMAARLAGEKQELTRLIPIGINLGKSKITPLEAAAQDYLDSFRLLKNLGDYFVVNVSSPNTPGLRSLQDATMLSAILELLQTENTSQKPIFVKIAPDLEWQAIADIITLAKTYQLAGIIATNTTIRRDGLKTQVIEQTGKSPQSEAGGISGEPLRDRSTEVIRFIWQQTQGKIPIIGVGGIFSAEDAWEKIIAGASLIQVYTGWIYEGPLMVRRILTGLLSHLEQSGLNSISEAVGLEVKSKK; encoded by the coding sequence ATGGATATTTATCAAGTTGGAATTCGTCCACTGTTGTTTAATCTGGTAAAAGCAGATCCAGAGTGGTTACACCAGCAGACAATTCGCAGTTTTAATTGGCTATTAGAAACTGGCACTTACCCGCCTGCTAGTTGGGTAAATCACCGCCTACAAAAATCTTTGTGTTTGTACGATTCACGCCTAGAACAAAATTTGTTTGGGTTAAAGTTCCCAAATCCTGTAGGTTTAGCGGCTGGGTTTGACAAGGATGGTGTTGCTGCTAGCATTTGGTCTAGCCTGGGTTTCGGTTTTGCGGAATTGGGAACTGTAACTTTTCATCCACAGCCAGGAAATCCCCGTCCCCGCTTGTTTCGCTTGCCGTTGGATAAAGCTGCTCTCAATCGGATGGGCTTTAATAATAATGGTGCAGCAGCAATGGCAGCAAGGTTAGCAGGCGAAAAGCAAGAGTTAACTCGATTAATACCCATAGGGATAAATTTGGGTAAATCTAAGATAACTCCCCTAGAAGCAGCCGCACAGGATTATCTTGATAGTTTTCGCCTACTCAAGAATTTGGGAGATTATTTTGTTGTTAATGTCTCTTCGCCAAATACACCAGGGTTAAGATCGCTCCAAGATGCTACCATGCTCAGTGCCATCTTAGAATTATTACAAACAGAGAACACTTCACAAAAACCTATTTTTGTCAAGATAGCGCCAGATTTAGAATGGCAAGCGATCGCTGACATTATAACTCTTGCTAAAACTTACCAATTGGCGGGAATTATCGCTACTAACACCACTATCCGCCGTGATGGACTGAAAACCCAGGTGATTGAGCAAACTGGCAAATCACCCCAGTCAGAAGCTGGCGGAATTAGCGGTGAACCATTGCGCGATCGCTCCACTGAGGTAATTCGTTTTATTTGGCAGCAAACTCAAGGAAAAATCCCCATTATCGGCGTTGGTGGCATTTTTTCCGCAGAAGATGCCTGGGAAAAAATTATTGCTGGTGCTAGCTTAATCCAGGTTTATACAGGCTGGATTTACGAAGGTCCACTGATGGTACGCCGGATTCTTACAGGTTTGCTTTCCCATTTAGAACAAAGCGGATTAAATTCCATCAGCGAAGCTGTAGGTTTGGAAGTAAAAAGTAAAAAGTAA
- a CDS encoding TROVE domain-containing protein, giving the protein MNYNFFTKKKTTTPQNQPIPGREAEMIQGRSGGWMFDAGIWKMLRRCLLVGTAKSTYYAGKQELTEDFVTVVKQAVAENPSRVAEEILYASDGRAINNSAPILALVLLSMGEAPEAKQAFGEIFPQVVRTGSHFYEWLNYTKSLRGFGKVVREAGKTWLSREDVKGLAYQLLKYQQRQGFTHRDALRLFHVKPPTENHRQLFEWVVRGWEELPADIPSEALAQIWWYEWLKRNPSETHEAILQGRLTHEMAAPVGKMDKAAWQLLFQEMPIGAMLRNLGSLTELGVLRTDEGANLLRVEAVLNNKEHLRKGRIHPIDVLKALKTYKSGGKLGRSQKTWNPVSRIVDILEKAVELSFDVVQPTGKVFMHAVDVSGSMGSLVADMGLSCCEIATTMALVTAKAEKNYMIRGFAKEFRELNITAKDSFSSAVRKASNQNFGGTDASVAYDWMIKNKFKADVVCFWTDSESWAGYKHPSQALAQYRKKVNPKVKAVYVTLTPYQITLVDPEDSLSWDLAGFDPGTPRIIQMLATGEL; this is encoded by the coding sequence ATGAATTACAATTTTTTCACTAAAAAGAAAACAACTACACCACAAAATCAGCCAATCCCTGGACGGGAAGCCGAGATGATTCAAGGACGTTCCGGCGGTTGGATGTTTGATGCTGGTATTTGGAAAATGCTGCGTCGTTGTCTTTTGGTTGGCACGGCAAAAAGTACTTACTATGCCGGCAAACAAGAATTAACTGAGGATTTTGTGACAGTTGTCAAACAAGCCGTTGCTGAAAATCCCAGCCGTGTGGCGGAAGAAATTCTTTATGCTAGCGATGGACGCGCCATCAATAACAGTGCGCCTATTTTAGCTTTAGTTTTGCTGTCAATGGGTGAAGCACCAGAAGCAAAACAAGCATTTGGTGAAATTTTCCCCCAAGTTGTCCGTACTGGTAGCCACTTTTACGAATGGCTAAACTACACCAAATCTCTGCGGGGATTTGGCAAAGTGGTGCGAGAAGCTGGTAAAACTTGGCTATCACGGGAAGATGTCAAAGGTTTAGCTTATCAACTGTTGAAATATCAACAGCGTCAAGGCTTTACCCACCGAGATGCATTGCGGTTGTTCCATGTCAAACCGCCTACAGAAAATCACCGTCAACTATTTGAGTGGGTAGTTAGAGGCTGGGAAGAATTGCCAGCAGATATTCCCTCAGAAGCGTTGGCGCAAATTTGGTGGTATGAGTGGCTCAAGCGGAATCCCAGCGAAACCCATGAAGCTATTTTGCAAGGACGCCTAACCCATGAAATGGCGGCACCCGTGGGCAAAATGGACAAAGCTGCTTGGCAGTTGCTATTTCAGGAAATGCCAATCGGTGCGATGCTGCGTAACCTGGGTTCTTTGACTGAACTGGGTGTGTTGCGAACTGACGAGGGCGCCAACTTGCTGCGAGTGGAAGCAGTTCTCAACAACAAAGAACATCTGCGTAAAGGTCGCATTCATCCGATTGATGTTTTGAAAGCACTCAAAACATATAAATCTGGTGGTAAATTAGGACGCAGCCAAAAGACTTGGAATCCGGTTTCTCGGATTGTGGACATTTTAGAAAAGGCGGTTGAACTGTCTTTTGATGTTGTGCAACCCACAGGTAAAGTGTTCATGCACGCTGTAGACGTTTCTGGTTCTATGGGTAGCTTGGTTGCAGATATGGGACTGAGTTGTTGTGAAATTGCCACCACAATGGCACTAGTAACAGCAAAAGCAGAGAAAAACTACATGATTCGCGGGTTTGCTAAGGAATTCCGGGAATTGAATATTACAGCCAAAGATAGTTTTAGTTCTGCGGTTCGCAAAGCTAGCAACCAAAACTTCGGCGGAACAGATGCCTCTGTGGCTTACGACTGGATGATTAAAAACAAGTTCAAGGCAGATGTTGTTTGCTTTTGGACTGACAGTGAGTCATGGGCTGGGTATAAACATCCAAGTCAAGCGCTGGCGCAGTACCGCAAAAAGGTAAATCCCAAGGTCAAGGCGGTGTATGTCACCCTGACACCTTACCAGATTACCTTGGTAGATCCTGAAGATTCGCTGTCTTGGGATTTGGCGGGATTCGATCCGGGTACACCTCGCATTATCCAAATGCTGGCTACGGGTGAGTTGTAG
- a CDS encoding helix-turn-helix transcriptional regulator, whose amino-acid sequence MNQQHFNAIFNRLTERRREVLLKLLANEKDEAIANFLHIQKSTVRKHREKICKLFGLNNEFPDERRSKLPELIALFAKYKPELLNQNTSELPQKENFSEHKTISENPDFLGREEAIADLDKLVNEGAKVILIQAEGGVGKTKLAKKWFERRGLKILELKFPKMLEQLKSELQTQKIGFLINNLESYLISGEFIEPHQSDYVEILKALADSSVKSITLITSREPLYDDRLKSEDIKFYHLEGLKVDAWKDFFKIHNINIDIDAISEINQAYGGNAEAMSLMCADIKDVEFKGNLSAYWQKYKNDLLLNAKLENLVKRQFDKIKRDNAQAYKLLCRLGCYRYQYISLISEEGIFCLLWDEQNERDKRRFIRDLKNRALVKFSSEGYYSHEVIRQEAIERLKLTDDWKKSHAEAGIFLSTLISNNCQTIIPKIAFTEVNNTQEQIYLNIENAETAVKQNLSKQETIALEVVYHVMEFYGVGCFEELRQEPKVLDNPFFKAIENMVFEYVDYYSNLGLVIYKFALNIQVLGIIDESEGNFIASTKEFEYYQRSLKVSQCFFQTALLIATRVKEDKLMISLLRYLAESQDFTGTFLHQITKNNQSKEIFDEIKLNLEKVVQIFPNLSFEQKIEEVKQAIHSLRINEKYYTRFVAIFLT is encoded by the coding sequence ATGAATCAACAACATTTCAATGCAATATTTAATCGCTTAACTGAAAGGCGGCGAGAGGTGCTGCTGAAACTACTGGCTAACGAAAAAGATGAAGCGATCGCCAACTTTTTGCACATTCAGAAATCAACTGTCAGAAAACATCGTGAGAAAATTTGTAAGTTATTTGGTTTAAATAATGAATTTCCAGACGAACGCCGCTCAAAGCTTCCAGAATTAATCGCTCTATTTGCTAAGTATAAACCTGAGTTATTAAATCAAAATACTTCAGAGTTACCACAAAAAGAAAATTTCAGTGAACATAAAACGATATCTGAAAATCCTGATTTTCTGGGGCGTGAGGAAGCGATCGCAGACCTTGATAAACTAGTTAACGAAGGGGCAAAAGTTATCTTAATCCAGGCAGAGGGTGGTGTAGGCAAAACTAAGTTAGCTAAAAAATGGTTTGAGCGTCGAGGTTTAAAAATACTCGAACTAAAGTTCCCAAAGATGCTGGAGCAACTGAAAAGTGAGCTTCAGACTCAAAAAATCGGCTTTTTAATTAATAACTTAGAATCATATCTTATAAGTGGCGAATTCATAGAACCACATCAAAGCGACTATGTAGAAATATTAAAAGCTCTAGCCGATAGTAGTGTAAAATCAATTACACTTATTACAAGCCGTGAGCCGCTGTATGATGATAGATTAAAATCAGAGGATATTAAATTTTATCACTTGGAAGGTTTGAAAGTAGATGCATGGAAAGATTTTTTTAAAATTCATAATATCAATATAGACATAGATGCTATTAGTGAGATTAACCAAGCGTATGGTGGAAATGCCGAGGCTATGTCTCTTATGTGTGCTGATATTAAAGATGTCGAATTTAAAGGGAATTTAAGTGCATATTGGCAGAAATACAAGAACGATTTGTTATTAAATGCAAAATTAGAAAACCTTGTTAAACGTCAGTTTGATAAAATTAAACGAGATAATGCCCAAGCCTATAAACTTTTATGTCGATTAGGGTGTTACCGTTATCAATATATTTCTCTTATATCTGAAGAAGGAATTTTTTGCTTACTTTGGGATGAGCAAAATGAGCGGGATAAACGCCGATTTATCAGGGATTTAAAAAACAGAGCTTTAGTGAAGTTTAGCAGTGAAGGATACTATTCACATGAAGTTATCCGCCAAGAAGCGATAGAAAGACTTAAATTAACAGATGATTGGAAAAAATCTCATGCTGAAGCCGGAATATTTTTATCTACATTAATATCTAATAACTGCCAAACAATTATACCAAAAATTGCTTTTACGGAAGTTAATAATACTCAAGAACAAATCTATTTAAATATAGAGAATGCAGAAACAGCCGTAAAACAAAACCTGAGTAAACAGGAAACTATTGCCTTAGAAGTTGTTTACCATGTGATGGAATTTTATGGAGTAGGTTGTTTTGAAGAATTAAGGCAAGAACCAAAGGTATTAGATAATCCTTTCTTTAAAGCTATCGAAAATATGGTTTTTGAATATGTTGATTATTATTCCAATTTAGGTTTAGTAATTTATAAGTTTGCATTAAATATACAAGTATTAGGAATAATTGATGAAAGTGAAGGAAATTTTATAGCAAGTACCAAGGAATTTGAGTATTACCAGAGAAGTTTGAAAGTAAGCCAATGTTTTTTTCAAACAGCTTTGCTGATAGCGACGAGAGTTAAAGAGGATAAACTAATGATTAGTTTACTTCGATATTTAGCTGAATCTCAGGATTTTACGGGAACATTTTTACATCAAATTACAAAAAATAACCAAAGTAAAGAAATTTTTGATGAAATCAAACTAAACTTGGAAAAAGTAGTACAAATATTTCCTAACCTGTCATTTGAGCAAAAAATTGAGGAAGTAAAACAAGCAATTCATAGTCTAAGAATAAATGAAAAATATTATACTAGATTCGTGGCAATATTTTTGACTTAA
- a CDS encoding exonuclease: MKSTYINGQCYYQGNDGVLLPAVTTVLKATQPPESLAALSSWRNKVGDAEANRIAANSRRRGNALHQLIKEHLQGYLPKPDNSLIQPYWNSVQSVLNQLSDVQLVEQVVPNYQELYAGKVDLVARYQGVPHVIEWTTAEQPKLRFDKLYDKPLQVAAYTAGINRYYSDRLFNSKIHHALIVVALPDEEAEIFEFDRARLIHVWHQWLNRLNFFFISSV, from the coding sequence ATGAAATCTACTTACATCAACGGACAATGCTACTATCAAGGCAATGATGGCGTTCTTCTTCCTGCTGTCACCACAGTTTTAAAAGCAACACAGCCGCCTGAGTCTTTAGCCGCCCTTTCCTCTTGGCGTAATAAAGTCGGCGACGCAGAGGCAAATCGAATTGCAGCTAACAGTCGTCGTCGAGGAAATGCTTTGCATCAGTTAATTAAGGAACACTTGCAAGGTTACTTACCCAAACCTGATAACAGTCTAATTCAGCCTTACTGGAATAGCGTTCAATCTGTGCTAAACCAACTTAGCGATGTTCAATTGGTTGAACAAGTTGTGCCTAACTATCAGGAACTTTACGCTGGGAAAGTTGATTTAGTTGCTCGTTACCAAGGTGTTCCCCATGTAATTGAATGGACAACAGCCGAGCAACCAAAACTGAGATTTGATAAGCTTTATGACAAGCCTTTACAAGTAGCTGCTTATACTGCTGGGATAAATCGGTATTATAGCGATCGCCTTTTCAACTCCAAAATTCACCATGCTCTCATTGTCGTAGCTTTACCAGATGAAGAAGCAGAGATTTTTGAATTTGATCGTGCAAGGCTAATTCATGTCTGGCATCAATGGCTTAATCGGCTGAATTTTTTCTTCATTTCTTCAGTGTAG
- a CDS encoding ATP-binding cassette domain-containing protein, with amino-acid sequence MPQNNKIAVEFRDVTFSRNHRPLVSNLNFTIYQGEALILLGRSGSGKTTTMKLINRLFTPTQGEVLFDGIPTTQLDEIKLRRKIGYVIQETGLFPHFTVERNVGLVPSLEGWQPKQIKTRVYELLQLVGLEPAQFAGRYPHELSGGQRQRVGVARALAADPPVLLMDEPFGALDPITRLEIQQEFRHLQQELGKTVVFVTHDIQEAFILASRIGLMYGGELVVLGTIDEFMKSQHPESLAFLACLPSLKNA; translated from the coding sequence ATGCCGCAAAATAACAAAATAGCTGTCGAATTCCGCGATGTCACCTTTAGCCGCAATCATCGCCCTTTGGTATCAAATCTCAATTTCACCATTTACCAAGGAGAAGCACTGATATTACTCGGACGCAGTGGTAGCGGCAAAACTACAACAATGAAGTTAATTAATCGCCTATTTACACCTACACAAGGCGAAGTTTTATTTGATGGTATTCCCACAACTCAACTGGATGAAATTAAACTGCGGCGAAAAATTGGTTATGTAATTCAAGAAACTGGTTTATTTCCCCATTTTACTGTGGAACGAAATGTAGGTTTAGTTCCTTCTTTGGAAGGTTGGCAACCGAAACAAATTAAAACGCGGGTTTATGAATTGCTGCAATTAGTAGGTTTAGAACCTGCACAATTTGCAGGGCGTTACCCACACGAACTTTCAGGAGGACAACGGCAAAGAGTCGGTGTAGCCAGGGCTTTAGCAGCAGATCCGCCAGTGTTGTTGATGGATGAACCTTTTGGCGCACTCGATCCAATTACGCGGCTAGAAATTCAACAAGAGTTTCGACATTTGCAACAAGAATTAGGCAAAACAGTTGTTTTTGTCACCCACGATATTCAAGAAGCTTTTATTTTGGCGTCGAGAATTGGTTTAATGTATGGCGGAGAATTGGTAGTATTGGGGACAATAGATGAATTTATGAAGTCACAACATCCAGAAAGTCTTGCTTTTCTCGCATGTTTGCCTTCTTTGAAAAATGCTTGA
- a CDS encoding ABC transporter permease, which produces MKDFFLVKYAPEILEHTIEHLFLVGIAIGIAIFVGIPLGILITRKTSLRQPILGIANILQTIPSLALFGLLIPIAGIGVLPAIVALTLYSFLPIILNTYTGITGVDPAIREAGIGMGMTDRQLLLQVEIPLAMGVILAGVRVATVIAVGIATIAAAIGAGGLGVFIFRGISLVNSELILAGAVPAAVIALLADFAIGWMEKKLKITN; this is translated from the coding sequence ATGAAAGATTTCTTTCTTGTTAAGTACGCCCCAGAAATTCTTGAGCATACTATAGAACACTTGTTTTTAGTAGGCATTGCCATTGGAATTGCTATATTTGTAGGCATTCCATTAGGTATTTTAATTACACGTAAAACGTCTCTGCGTCAACCAATTCTCGGTATAGCGAATATTCTCCAAACTATTCCTAGTTTGGCGTTATTTGGTTTACTGATTCCCATTGCCGGAATTGGTGTATTACCTGCAATTGTGGCGTTAACTTTATATTCTTTTTTACCAATAATTCTTAACACTTACACAGGTATTACTGGTGTAGATCCAGCGATTCGGGAAGCTGGTATAGGCATGGGAATGACTGATAGACAATTATTATTACAAGTTGAAATTCCCTTGGCAATGGGAGTGATTCTGGCGGGGGTACGAGTAGCAACTGTCATTGCTGTTGGTATTGCGACTATTGCAGCGGCAATTGGGGCTGGTGGGTTAGGAGTATTTATTTTTCGTGGGATATCACTAGTCAACAGTGAATTAATTTTAGCTGGGGCTGTGCCGGCTGCGGTAATTGCATTACTGGCTGATTTTGCAATTGGCTGGATGGAGAAGAAATTAAAAATTACTAACTGA
- the ggt gene encoding gamma-glutamyltransferase, giving the protein MLTVAKPKRVAIAIFSFSVVLYSQVASAAFLPLRSKKGMVVSAHPLASEAGISMLRKGGNAVDAAVATTFAISVVEPFSAGIGGGGFLLVHSEKTGDMKALDFRERAPLKATRNMYLDAAGKVRPNASINGYLAVATPGTVAGLYEVHRRYGKLSWQEVVKPAIALAKDGFIIGDASTWRSLQTNQLYQQRILNNPAAREIFTDNGKFYNTGHKLVQRDLARTLTAIAENPQNFYTGKIAKAIAADMAKNGGLITLEDLKAYKPIWRTPVCGNFRKAKICSMPPPSSGGVHLLEILNIIGDTDLKSLGWHHPDAIHLIVEAMKIAYSDRSQYLGDPDFVKVPVQELTSPAYAKKRRQEIKIDRARPSTEVKPGNLNPKCLPSSPCPRYESPETSHLTVVDEQRNAVSLTFTINLSFGAGVVTPGTGIILNNEMDDFAAAPGVPNAFGLIGNDANSIAPRKTPLSSMTPTIVTENNRFRMAAGAPGGSTIITQVLQVILNVLEYNMDVGAAVSVPRIHHQWLPDELRVESWGLDALTLEDLRRRGHKIKQTAPWGNSNAIALTADGTLEGAADPRSEGSPRGW; this is encoded by the coding sequence ATGCTTACTGTTGCCAAACCGAAGCGAGTTGCAATCGCCATCTTTTCTTTTAGCGTTGTTCTTTACAGCCAAGTAGCATCAGCGGCTTTTTTACCCCTACGCAGCAAAAAGGGAATGGTGGTTTCAGCCCATCCCCTAGCCAGTGAAGCGGGAATTTCCATGTTACGCAAGGGTGGTAATGCTGTAGATGCAGCGGTAGCCACAACCTTTGCTATTTCTGTGGTTGAGCCTTTTTCGGCGGGAATTGGCGGCGGCGGATTTTTGCTGGTGCATTCTGAGAAAACTGGCGACATGAAAGCGTTAGATTTCCGCGAACGCGCCCCCCTAAAGGCTACAAGAAATATGTATTTAGACGCAGCAGGAAAGGTGCGTCCCAATGCAAGTATTAATGGTTATTTAGCAGTGGCGACACCAGGAACGGTGGCGGGACTTTATGAAGTGCATCGTCGCTATGGTAAGCTTTCTTGGCAAGAGGTAGTAAAACCTGCGATCGCCCTTGCTAAAGATGGCTTTATTATTGGCGATGCGTCAACTTGGCGTTCTCTGCAAACAAACCAACTTTATCAGCAACGAATTCTCAACAATCCAGCAGCGCGGGAAATCTTCACTGACAACGGCAAATTCTACAACACAGGCCACAAGCTGGTGCAGCGTGATTTGGCCCGCACTTTAACAGCAATTGCCGAAAATCCCCAAAATTTTTACACTGGAAAAATTGCCAAGGCGATCGCTGCTGATATGGCAAAAAATGGTGGTTTAATTACTCTAGAAGACTTAAAAGCCTATAAACCAATCTGGCGGACTCCAGTTTGTGGAAATTTCCGCAAAGCTAAAATTTGCTCAATGCCTCCACCCTCATCGGGAGGCGTTCATCTATTAGAGATTTTAAATATTATTGGTGACACTGATTTGAAATCTTTGGGATGGCATCATCCCGACGCCATACATTTAATAGTAGAAGCAATGAAGATTGCTTACAGCGATCGCTCACAATATTTAGGCGATCCAGATTTTGTTAAAGTCCCCGTACAAGAACTAACCAGTCCAGCATACGCCAAAAAACGCCGCCAAGAAATTAAAATCGATCGGGCTAGACCCTCCACCGAAGTCAAGCCAGGAAACCTCAATCCCAAATGTCTCCCCTCATCCCCCTGTCCTCGCTACGAATCTCCCGAAACCAGCCATCTTACCGTTGTCGATGAACAACGCAATGCCGTAAGTTTGACTTTCACAATTAACCTGAGTTTTGGTGCTGGTGTGGTGACACCGGGAACGGGAATTATCCTCAACAATGAGATGGATGATTTTGCGGCTGCACCAGGAGTTCCAAATGCCTTTGGTTTAATTGGTAACGACGCCAACAGCATTGCACCCCGAAAAACTCCCTTGTCTAGCATGACTCCCACAATTGTCACAGAAAATAATCGTTTCCGCATGGCCGCAGGTGCCCCTGGTGGTAGCACCATCATCACCCAAGTTTTGCAAGTCATCCTGAATGTATTGGAATACAACATGGATGTTGGTGCGGCTGTCTCGGTTCCACGCATACATCATCAATGGCTTCCCGATGAATTGCGCGTCGAATCGTGGGGTTTAGATGCTTTGACTTTGGAAGATTTACGCCGTCGAGGACACAAAATCAAACAAACTGCACCTTGGGGTAATAGTAACGCGATCGCACTGACAGCCGACGGAACTCTAGAAGGGGCAGCCGATCCTCGCAGCGAAGGTTCCCCAAGAGGGTGGTGA